One genomic region from Hevea brasiliensis isolate MT/VB/25A 57/8 unplaced genomic scaffold, ASM3005281v1 Scaf388, whole genome shotgun sequence encodes:
- the LOC110647371 gene encoding AUGMIN subunit 1-like: MAIAARIREILENVGLAQESLPSDVVGWAQVLANVANLLNIRDTELNSFLVTMGDISLRVEERAQRAKAQKESKILLDYTRKAIARLTYLKRTLGQLEEDVAPCEDKPGSYGIKEAIISATIFQLKGTS; encoded by the exons ATGGCTATAGCTGCAAGAATTAGAGAGATATTGGAGAATGTGGGGCTAGCACAAGAGAGTTTGCCCTCAGATGTGGTTGGGTGGGCTCAAGTTCTTGCAAATGTGGCAAACTTGTTGAACATAAGAGATACTGAACTAAATAG TTTTCTTGTAACAATGGGGGATATTTCCTTGAGGGTGGAAGAAAGGGCACAGAGGGCTAAAGCACAGAAGGAGTCCAAAATTCTTCTTGATTACACTCGGAAGGCAATAGCAAGACTTACCTATTTAAAAAG AACGCTTGGACAACTTGAGGAAGATGTAGCTCCTTGCGAAGACAAACCTGGCAGTTATGGCATCAAAGAAGCGATAATATCTGCAACAATATTCCAACTAAAAG